A DNA window from Calliphora vicina chromosome 1, idCalVici1.1, whole genome shotgun sequence contains the following coding sequences:
- the LOC135959576 gene encoding uncharacterized protein LOC135959576: MSIPEWLTKNYIEEVLKVYHKDLTLKIEKFNIKPAFGKGENFGGYLTKAHVVYNLKNGQEHKENHFICKTSYEEDEFAKEKMEPYDIFNREMSLYELVLPKINDLLKEINDSDRLFPTVFHVDYKRQALIFEDLTVQGYVMADRIQRLDMDHIKLVLQKLSKMHASSAVLNERNGGTLEKYDRGFFNIYTDTYKTYFVNTFLSCARYLQQLNDEESRKYAQKMFALEPHYMDIGKRCFAPTNGHVNVLAHGDVWTNNVMFKYCAKSGKPIDALLIDFQYSFWGSPTLDLHHFFNTSIKEPLRLHHQDELFQMYHQQFTDTLRQLKYKSNPIPSLKQFKLQVEQKRFFAVHSSVVIQPVMLNQDPTDADYNSLMGEDDRAMNFKRRLYNNPTIQENLRNLLPLFDSRGLLEVNQ, encoded by the exons ATGTCTATTCCAGAATggctaacaaaaaattatatcgaGGAAGTGTTGAAAGTATATCACAAAGACTTAAcgttaaaaatagaaaaatttaatataaaaccaGCATTTGGCAAAGGTGAAAATTTTGGCGGTTATTTGACTAAAGCACATGTGGTGTATAATTTGAAAAACGGACAAGAAcataaagaaaatcatttcaTATGCAAGACCTCATATGAAGAAGATGAATTTGCCAAAGAAAAAATGGAACCTTACGATATTTTTAATCGTGAGATGTCATTATATGAACTAGTTTTGCCCAAAATCAATGATTTGTTAAAGGAAATCAATGATTCAGATCGTCTATTTCCCACAGTATTTCATGTGGATTACAAGAGACAGGCTCTTATATTTGAGGATCTAACCGTGCAGGGTTATGTTATGGCTGATCGTATACAGAGACTCGATATGGATCACATAAAACTggtattacaaaaattatctaaaatgcATGCCAGCTCAGCTGTATTAAATGAACGTAATGGAGGTACTTTGGAAAAATATGATCGTGGATTTTTCAACATATATACTGATacttataaaacttattttgtcaACACATTTCTATCGTGTGCTCGTTATTTGCAACAACTGAATGATGAGGAATCTCGTAAATATGCCCAGAAAATGTTTGCCCTGGAACCCCACTACATGGACATTGGTAAGCGTTGTTTTGCCCCAACGAATGGTCATGTGAATGTTTTGGCTCATGGCGATGTCTGGACAAACAATGTCATGTTTAAGTATTGTGCAAAAAGTGGAAAACCCATAGATGCTTTACTGATTGATTTTCAATACTCATTTTGGGGTTCTCCCACTTTGGATTTACATCATTTTTTCAATACATCCATTAAAGAACCATTGAGACTTCATCATCAAGATGAATTATTTCAAATGTATCATCAGCAATTTACAGATACATTGAGACAACTAAAGTATAAATCGAATCCAATACCCAGCTTGAAACAGTTCAAATTGCAGGTCgaacaaaaaagattttttg ctgttCATTCATCAGTTGTTATACAACCTGTTATGCTGAATCAGGATCCCACAGATGCTGACTATAATTCTCTAATGGGTGAAGATGATCGTGCCATGAATTTCAAACGCCGTTTATATAATAATCCCACAATTCAAGAGAATCTGAGGAATCTTTTACCACTATTTGATAGCAGAGGACTTTTGGAAGTCAATCAATGa